GATGAAAACTACGCAAAAGGAATTGAATGGTACAGGAAAAAAATGCCCTTTTCCCATCCGCACCAAATAACAATTGAGAAGAGCCCAGCATACTTCATAACAGATGAGGTCCCTGAAAGGATTTACAAAATGAACTCTTCAATTAAGTTGCTCATCATTGTTAGAGAACCAACAACCAGAGCTATTTCTGACTACACCCAGGTGCTAGagggaaaggaaaggaaaaataaaacctaCTATAAATTTGAGAAAATGGCCGTGGATTCTAACACCTATGAGGTGAACACCAAGTACAAGGCTGTGAGGACCAGTATCTACACCAAACATTTAGAAAGATGGTTGAAATATTTTCCCATCGAACAGTTCCACATTGTAGATGGGGATCGACTTATCACAGAGCCATTGCCAGAGCTTCAGTTGGTGGAAAAATTTCTCAATCTTCCACCCAGGATAAGTCAATACAACCTGTACTTTAATTCGACCAGAGGGTTTTACTGCTTGCGATTTAACATTGTCTTCAACAAGTGCCTGGCAGGCAGCAAGGGTCGTATACATCCGGAAGTCGATCCCTCGGTCATTACCAAATTGCACAAATTCTTTCATCCTT
The genomic region above belongs to Xenopus laevis strain J_2021 chromosome 5L, Xenopus_laevis_v10.1, whole genome shotgun sequence and contains:
- the hs3st5.L gene encoding heparan sulfate glucosamine 3-O-sulfotransferase 5, producing the protein MLFKQQALLRQKLFVLGSLAVGSLLYLVARVGSLDRLPPICPVEGRFGSHSQDAITLRAMQFKRGLLHEFRKGNATKEQIRLHNLVQQLPKAIIIGVRKGGTRALLEMLNLHPAVVKASQEIHFFDNDENYAKGIEWYRKKMPFSHPHQITIEKSPAYFITDEVPERIYKMNSSIKLLIIVREPTTRAISDYTQVLEGKERKNKTYYKFEKMAVDSNTYEVNTKYKAVRTSIYTKHLERWLKYFPIEQFHIVDGDRLITEPLPELQLVEKFLNLPPRISQYNLYFNSTRGFYCLRFNIVFNKCLAGSKGRIHPEVDPSVITKLHKFFHPFNQKFYQITGRTFNWP